The following proteins are co-located in the Procambarus clarkii isolate CNS0578487 chromosome 4, FALCON_Pclarkii_2.0, whole genome shotgun sequence genome:
- the LOC138371738 gene encoding uncharacterized protein: MNVRQAEEAAFMNVRQAEEAAFMNVRQAEEVAFLKVRQAEEAAFMNVRQAEEAAFMNVRQAEEVAFLKVRQAEEAAIMNVRQAEEAAFMNVPQAEEAAFMKVHQAEEAAFMKVHQAEEAAFMNVPQAEEAAFMNVRQAEEAAFMNVRLAIKAVLCNSPSSPIYFPSSRRGSLQYCHQGLPGPASDLSQNECHNKGDIVTVDAAEGDKVTVDVTEGDKVTVDAAEGDIVTVDAAEGDKVTVDAAEGEIVTVDAAEGDIVTVDAAEGDKVTVDAAEGDIVTVDAAEGDILTVDDAEGDKVTVDAAEGDIVTVDAAEGDIVTVDAAEGDMVTVDAAECRGRYSDCRCCKGRYSDCG, from the exons ATGAACGTTCGCCAGGCAGAGGAAGCTGCCTTCATGAACGTTCGCCAGGCAGAGGAAGCTGCCTTCATGAACGTTCGCCAGGCAGAGGAAGTTGCCTTCTTGAAGGTTCGCCAGGCAGAGGAAGCTGCCTTCATGAACGTTCGCCAGGCAGAGGAAGCTGCCTTCATGAACGTTCGCCAGGCAGAGGAAGTTGCCTTCTTGAAGGTTCGCCAGGCAGAGGAAGCTGCCATCATGAACGTTCGCCAGGCAGAGGAAGCTGCCTTCATGAACGTTCCCCAGGCAGAGGAAGCTGCCTTCATGAAGGTTCACCAGGCAGAGGAAGCTGCCTTCATGAAGGTTCACCAGGCAGAGGAAGCTGCCTTCATGAACGTTCCCCAGGCAGAGGAAGCTGCCTTCATGAACGTTCGCCAGGCAGAGGAAGCTGCCTTCATGAACGTTCGCCTGGCGATAAAAGCTGTGCTCTGTAATTCTCCATCATCACCCATATACTTCCCATCGTCTAGGAGAGGAAGCCTCCAATACTGTCATCAAGGTCTCCCTGGGCCAGCCTCTGACCTTTCACAGAATGAATGCCACAACA AGGGAGATATAGTGACTGTGGATGCTGCAGAGGGAGATAAAGTGACTGTGGATGTTACTGAGGGAGATAAAGTGACTGTGGATGCTGCAGAGGGAGATATAGTGACTGTGGATGCTGCAGAGGGAGATAAAGTGACTGTGGATGCTGCAGAGGGAGAAATAGTGACTGTGGATGCTGCAGAGGGAGATATAGTGACTGTGGATGCTGCAGAGGGAGATAAAGTGACTGTGGATGCTGCAGAGGGAGATATAGTGACTGTGGATGCTGCAGAGGGAGATATATTGACTGTGGATGATGCAGAGGGAGATAAAGTGACTGTGGATGCTGCAGAGGGAGATATAGTGACTGTGGATGCTGCAGAGGGAGATATAGTGACTGTGGATGCTGCAGAGGGAGATATGGTGACTGTGGATGCTGCAGAGTGCAGAGGGAGATATAGTGACTGTAGATGCTGCAAAGGGAGATATAGTGACTGTGGATGA